In a single window of the Acipenser ruthenus chromosome 20, fAciRut3.2 maternal haplotype, whole genome shotgun sequence genome:
- the LOC117425565 gene encoding regulator of G-protein signaling 9-binding protein-like, which translates to MGKEECKTLLDALNKVTACYRHLVVTVGGTSDSQHLREELKKTRKKAQELAVANRNKLTTLLRDKTTSKEDRAEYERLWVIFSTCVEFLEVDMKKTLEIGQEFPLNVPKRYLIQSGMSGGTSAVAARAMSAQNMKYEADSNIDVADLKELENEINQVGELMMEMEMKVNVANWTVEAKQDPGAELKSTISVGASSVGMISVNDETKSACDPTRVLAGVIFCAFLFIAVILAVLVIKLS; encoded by the coding sequence ATGGGAAAGGAGGAGTGCAAGACTTTGCTGGATGCACTGAACAAAGTGACCGCCTGTTATAGGCACCTGGTCGTCACAGTCGGAGGAACCTCCGATTCACAACATTTAAGAGAAGAActgaagaaaacaagaaaaaaggcTCAGGAACTCGCAGTAGCCAACAGAAACAAGCTGACTACCTTATTGCGAGATAAAACGACTAGCAAAGAAGACAGAGCCGAGTACGAGAGGCTATGGGTCATCTTTTCCACATGCGTGGAATTTCTAGAGGTCGATATGAAAAAAACTTTGGAAATTGGCCAGGAGTTCCCGTTAAATGTTCCCAAAAGGTACCTGATCCAGTCTGGGATGAGCGGCGGGACCTCTGCTGTGGCGGCCCGAGCTATGAGTGCCCAAAATATGAAGTACGAGGCGGATAGTAATATCGATGTGGCCGATTTAAAAGAGTTGGAAAACGAGATTAACCAGGTCGGAGAACTGATGATGGAAATGGAAATGAAGGTAAACGTCGCAAACTGGACAGTGGAGGCTAAACAAGACCCCGGTGCAGAGTTGAAGTCGACCATAAGTGTGGGTGCTTCCTCTGTCGGTATGATTTCTGTCAACGACGAAACCAAATCGGCTTGTGACCCGACCAGAGTTTTGGCTGGGGTGATATtctgtgcttttttgtttattgCAGTTATTTTAGCTGTATTAGTTATAAAACtctcttga
- the nudt19 gene encoding nucleoside diphosphate-linked moiety X motif 19 gives MNTALKHWKEAATVILAAGTRRRPVVNNLKDKASFGGVENNSKQMWPHRSEFDYEVLLLKRSGKSGFMPNAYVFPGGLVDSSDFSSDWLQVFKSFRNSSHFGLGVVKQPHETRPPIFATDRAKLGSPIPGQVAFRICAVRETFEESGILLVVPQKADETQHQPPTLAPIVHKYDKHELNKWRSLVLKNPVNFIDMCKELECMPNIWAMHEWGNWLTPTGVYGEKRRYDTAFFICCLQEVPQTMQDEKEIIHFKWSTPSEILQSYESQEMWIAPPQFYELSRMCHFPLLHDLNHFSRERALEGCEPWLPVRLVSSDGYMLLLPGDELYPDNPDWMGENQVNMTTEKSLEELPATALHRIEFHSLYDATVNVNIKPRYNHRNPISKVSDNPVIKDNSKL, from the exons ATGAATACGGCGTTAAAGCACTGGAAAGAAGCTGCGACAGTCATTTTAGCAGCGGGGACGAGACGAAGGCCTGTCGTGAACAATTTGAAAGACAAAGCGTCCTTTGGAGGTGTagaaaacaattcaaaacaaatgTGGCCACATAGGTCAGAATTCGATTATGAAGTGCTGCTTTTAAAGCGAAGTGGGAAGAGTGGATTTATGCCCAATGCATATGTCTTCCCGGGTGGATTAGTTGATTCTTCAGATTTTTCTAGCGACTGGCTCCAAGTTTTTAAATCGTTTCGCAACTCGTCACATTTTGGTTTGGGGGTTGTTAAACAGCCGCATGAAACTAGACCGCCCATATTTGCAACCGATAGAGCAAAGCTGGGCTCTCCTATACCCGGACAAGTAGCGTTTCGGATTTGTGCTGTTAGGGAAACTTTTGAGGAATCGGGTATCCTTTTGGTTGTTCCACAGAAAGCGGATGAAACTCAGCATCAGCCGCCAACATTAGCTCCGATAGTTCATAAGTATGATAAACACGAGCTAAATAAATGGAGGTCATTGGTGCTGAAGAATCCGGTCAATTTCATCGACATGTGTAAAGAATTAGAATGCATGCCCAACATCTGGGCAATGCACGAGTGGGGAAACTGGCTCACCCCAACCGGTGTGTATGGTGAAAAACGGAGGTACGACACTGCCTTTTTCATTTGCTGTTTGCAAGAGGTCCCTCAAACCATGCAAGATGAAAaggaaattatacattttaag TGGTCGACTCCATCAGAGATCCTGCAGAGCTACGAGTCCCAGGAGATGTGGATCGCACCACCTCAGTTCTATGAGCTGAGCAGGATGTGCCACTTCCCTTTGCTGCATGATCTGAATCATTTCTCCAGAGAGCGTGCGTTAGAAGGGTGTGAACCATGGCTGCCAGTCCGCCTAGTGTCATCTGATGGTTACATGTTACTGCTACCAG GGGATGAGTTGTATCCAGACAACCCAGACTGGATGGGTGAGAACCAAGTTAACATGACCACAGAAAAGTCTTTGGAAGAACTGCCAGCTACTGCACTTCATCGAATAGAGTTTCACAGCTTGTATGATGCCACTGTCAACGTGAATATCAAACCCAGATACAACCATCGGAACCCAATTAGTAAAGTTTCAGACAACCCTGTTATTAAAGATAACAGTAAGCTTTAA